A window from Desulfurobacterium atlanticum encodes these proteins:
- a CDS encoding diguanylate cyclase, producing MKIDLSQPIEIADDIFWIGYVVPNDPFQCHVYLIRNGSESVLIDPGSMITFPVVLEKIFKLTTLDKIKYIIFHHQDPDIVGCFSTLETLFPKGERYIVTHWRAEVLLKHYRWKTPFYLVDKNDWQLKAGDRELEFIFTPYAHFPGAFCTFDKKTETLFSSDIFGAITDEFMLFAEDVEEYYAGVELFHKHYMPSKVVLNYVLEKIEKVNPEIIAPQHGSVIRKEMIPKIMERLKSLDCGLYLLDKEESDIFVLNRLDEILKSLFRSIISSSDFSVVMKNLFLSVKQEIPFLVKIKLEGLVDRERRFIVDVREDIIKERIVENVKRENEKGKCAFTEALETDKGKVGELIFYTDKLLSEDDKKFVSLLIKHVKYALAASFEKEIEKKLIEMENRKLLEKVSLDPLTQLFNRGYLYNFLHRAIKGFIKNGFPVSAAIIDIDYFKLVNDTHGHLVGDVVLKGLADMMRREFRSTDCIIRYGGEEFVVVMPFTDLKRACLKMENFRRKVENKILYKEKGLKITISVGVSQYKKGMTIKEFLEKIDSNLYKAKRSGRNRVICG from the coding sequence TTGAAGATAGACCTTTCGCAACCTATAGAGATAGCAGATGATATTTTCTGGATAGGTTATGTTGTTCCAAATGATCCGTTTCAGTGCCATGTGTATTTAATAAGGAATGGGAGCGAGTCTGTTCTTATAGATCCTGGTAGTATGATAACTTTTCCTGTTGTTCTTGAAAAAATATTTAAGCTTACTACTCTTGACAAAATTAAATACATAATTTTTCATCATCAAGATCCTGATATCGTTGGATGTTTTTCTACTCTGGAGACTCTGTTTCCTAAAGGGGAAAGATATATTGTTACCCATTGGAGGGCTGAAGTTTTATTAAAGCATTATAGGTGGAAAACTCCTTTCTATCTTGTTGATAAAAATGATTGGCAATTAAAAGCGGGAGATAGAGAGCTTGAGTTTATTTTTACGCCGTATGCTCATTTTCCAGGAGCTTTCTGCACATTTGATAAGAAGACAGAAACATTATTCTCAAGTGATATATTCGGTGCTATTACTGATGAGTTTATGTTGTTTGCTGAAGATGTGGAAGAATATTACGCAGGAGTTGAACTTTTCCATAAACATTATATGCCAAGTAAAGTTGTTTTAAATTATGTTCTTGAAAAGATAGAAAAAGTTAATCCTGAAATAATAGCTCCTCAACACGGCTCAGTAATCAGAAAAGAGATGATACCTAAAATCATGGAAAGACTTAAAAGCCTTGATTGCGGTCTTTACCTTCTTGATAAGGAAGAAAGTGATATTTTTGTTCTTAATAGACTTGATGAGATTTTGAAGTCTCTTTTCAGATCAATTATATCTTCTTCAGATTTTTCAGTAGTTATGAAAAATCTTTTCTTGAGCGTGAAACAGGAAATTCCTTTCCTTGTTAAGATAAAGCTTGAAGGTTTAGTTGATAGGGAAAGGAGATTTATCGTTGATGTTCGTGAAGATATTATAAAGGAAAGGATTGTTGAAAATGTGAAGCGGGAAAATGAAAAAGGAAAATGTGCTTTTACGGAGGCTCTTGAAACAGATAAAGGAAAGGTTGGGGAACTTATTTTTTATACAGATAAACTTTTAAGTGAAGATGATAAAAAGTTTGTTAGTTTACTGATTAAGCATGTTAAGTATGCTCTGGCAGCAAGTTTTGAAAAGGAAATAGAGAAAAAACTTATAGAGATGGAAAACAGGAAGCTTCTGGAAAAAGTTTCTTTAGATCCTCTGACGCAGCTTTTTAATAGGGGATACCTTTATAATTTTTTACATAGAGCAATAAAAGGATTTATAAAGAATGGTTTTCCTGTGTCAGCTGCAATTATAGATATAGACTATTTCAAGCTTGTGAATGATACTCATGGGCATCTTGTGGGAGATGTAGTTTTAAAAGGTCTTGCTGATATGATGAGGAGGGAGTTTAGAAGTACCGATTGTATAATTAGATATGGAGGGGAGGAGTTTGTTGTGGTTATGCCGTTTACAGATTTAAAGAGAGCTTGTTTAAAAATGGAAAATTTTAGAAGGAAAGTAGAGAACAAAATCCTTTACAAAGAAAAAGGGTTGAAAATTACAATAAGCGTTGGGGTGAGTCAGTATAAAAAGGGTATGACAATAAAAGAGTTTCTTGAGAAAATAGATAGTAATCTTTATAAAGCCAAGCGGTCTGGAAGGAACAGAGTGATTTGTGGGTAA
- a CDS encoding N-acetyltransferase, protein MKGKVRKATIKDAEAIQFLINEYAKQGLMLPRSLNSIYENIRDFFVYEEDGKILGVCALTVVWDNLAEIRSLAVHPEKRKQGIGRTLIKACLEDAKHLQITRIFTLTYQSEFFKKLGFKEIDKNTLPQKIWRDCINCVKFPNCDETAMEIETGGNNDT, encoded by the coding sequence TTGAAAGGGAAAGTTAGAAAAGCAACCATAAAAGATGCAGAAGCTATCCAATTTCTGATTAACGAGTATGCCAAGCAGGGGCTTATGCTTCCCCGCTCTCTCAACAGTATATATGAAAACATAAGAGATTTTTTTGTTTATGAAGAAGACGGAAAAATACTTGGTGTTTGCGCTCTTACAGTGGTGTGGGACAACCTTGCAGAGATACGCTCCCTCGCAGTTCATCCAGAAAAAAGAAAGCAGGGAATAGGAAGAACCCTTATAAAAGCCTGCCTTGAAGATGCAAAACACCTTCAAATAACAAGAATATTTACCCTTACATATCAGAGTGAATTTTTCAAAAAGTTAGGATTTAAAGAGATAGATAAAAACACTCTGCCTCAAAAGATATGGAGAGATTGTATCAATTGCGTAAAATTTCCAAACTGTGATGAAACTGCGATGGAAATAGAAACAGGAGGAAACAATGACACCTGA
- the katG gene encoding catalase/peroxidase HPI, giving the protein MKKKRDCPLEKEAFSHTTLGGNKISKWWPEQLNLKMLYQNPPTLTPYDDDFDYAKEFENLDYEALKEDLRKLLTDSQEWWPADFGNYGPLFIRMAWHSAGTYRVFDGRGGSSTGNQRFAPVNSWPDNVNLDKARRLLWPIKKKYGNKISWADLMILAGNVALESMGFKVLGFGGGRTDIWEPEEDVNWGPEDEWLADERHKEGELEKPLAADHMGLIYVNPEGPNGEPDVLGAAKQIRESFRRMGMNDEETVALIAGGHTFGKCHGAASTSYLGPEPEAAPIEEQNLGWKNSYKTGKGPDTITSGLEGAWTPKPTRWDNDFLRILFKYEWNLEKSPAGAWQWVAVNPDEEDMVPDAHIPGKKHRPIMLTTDLALRMDPEYRKIALRFLHNPEELEEAFAKAWFKLTHRDMGPKSRYLGPEVPEEDFIWQDPLPKRDYDLITDDDIEELKKLIENSGLSVYDLVYVAWSAASTFRDSDKRGGANGGRIRLEPQNSWEVNQPELLERVLDVYKNIQEIFNSKNSSRKVSIADLVVLGSVVGVEKAIRNSGYDVKVPFVPGRVDATQEQTDVESFSYLEPIADGFRNYVKKGCEDLPTERVLIDKAQLLTLTVPELVVFIGGLRVLGINFGKTKFGVLTDREGTLTNDFFVNLLDMGVEWKPTNNFQIFEGFDRKTGKKRWKATRVDLIFGSNSQLRAQAEFYAQDDNKEKFVKDFVGAWNKVMNLDRFDVKWR; this is encoded by the coding sequence ATGAAAAAGAAGAGAGATTGCCCTTTAGAGAAAGAAGCTTTTAGCCATACAACTTTGGGGGGAAATAAGATCTCAAAATGGTGGCCAGAGCAACTTAATTTAAAGATGCTTTATCAGAATCCACCTACTTTAACTCCCTATGATGATGATTTTGATTATGCTAAAGAGTTTGAGAATCTTGATTATGAGGCTTTGAAAGAGGATTTAAGAAAACTTTTGACAGATTCTCAGGAATGGTGGCCGGCAGACTTTGGCAACTATGGACCTCTTTTTATAAGAATGGCGTGGCACAGTGCGGGCACTTATAGAGTTTTTGATGGAAGAGGTGGAAGTTCCACAGGGAACCAGAGGTTTGCTCCTGTTAATAGCTGGCCTGATAACGTTAATCTTGATAAAGCAAGAAGGCTGTTATGGCCTATTAAGAAGAAATATGGAAATAAGATATCCTGGGCGGATTTGATGATTCTTGCTGGAAATGTTGCTCTTGAATCTATGGGTTTTAAAGTGCTTGGTTTTGGTGGTGGGCGAACAGATATATGGGAACCTGAAGAGGATGTAAATTGGGGACCAGAGGATGAATGGCTTGCAGATGAAAGGCATAAAGAAGGAGAGCTTGAAAAACCTCTGGCTGCAGATCATATGGGATTAATTTATGTTAACCCTGAAGGTCCAAACGGTGAACCGGATGTTCTGGGAGCTGCAAAACAGATAAGAGAAAGTTTCAGAAGAATGGGAATGAATGATGAGGAAACAGTAGCTTTAATTGCAGGGGGGCATACCTTTGGAAAATGTCATGGAGCAGCTTCTACTTCCTATCTTGGACCGGAACCAGAGGCAGCGCCTATTGAAGAGCAGAATCTTGGTTGGAAAAACAGCTATAAAACCGGTAAAGGTCCTGATACTATTACCAGTGGTTTAGAGGGTGCATGGACTCCTAAACCAACAAGATGGGATAATGACTTTTTAAGAATTTTATTTAAATATGAGTGGAATCTTGAGAAAAGTCCCGCCGGAGCATGGCAATGGGTGGCTGTTAATCCTGATGAAGAGGATATGGTTCCAGATGCCCATATACCGGGGAAAAAGCATAGACCTATTATGCTAACTACAGATTTGGCTTTAAGAATGGATCCAGAATACCGGAAAATTGCTTTAAGGTTTTTGCATAATCCTGAGGAGCTTGAAGAAGCATTTGCGAAAGCCTGGTTTAAATTGACACACCGTGATATGGGACCGAAAAGTAGATATCTTGGTCCTGAAGTTCCCGAAGAAGATTTTATATGGCAAGATCCGCTACCTAAGAGAGATTATGATTTAATAACTGATGATGATATTGAAGAGCTTAAGAAACTAATAGAGAATAGCGGGCTTTCTGTCTATGATTTAGTTTATGTTGCATGGTCTGCTGCTTCTACATTTCGTGACTCAGATAAAAGAGGTGGAGCAAATGGGGGAAGAATAAGACTTGAACCTCAAAATAGTTGGGAAGTAAATCAACCAGAGCTTCTTGAAAGAGTTTTAGATGTTTATAAAAATATTCAAGAGATTTTTAATAGCAAAAATTCAAGCAGGAAGGTTTCTATTGCAGATTTGGTGGTTTTAGGTAGTGTAGTTGGAGTGGAGAAAGCGATTAGAAATTCAGGATATGATGTAAAAGTTCCATTTGTGCCAGGTAGAGTGGATGCTACTCAGGAGCAAACAGATGTAGAGTCTTTTTCTTATCTTGAGCCTATAGCAGATGGTTTTAGAAATTATGTAAAGAAAGGGTGTGAAGATCTTCCAACAGAAAGAGTTTTAATTGATAAGGCTCAGCTTTTGACATTAACGGTTCCTGAGCTTGTGGTTTTTATAGGTGGATTAAGGGTTTTAGGTATCAATTTTGGAAAAACAAAGTTTGGGGTTTTAACAGATAGAGAAGGGACTTTAACAAACGATTTCTTTGTTAATCTTCTTGATATGGGTGTAGAATGGAAACCGACCAATAATTTCCAAATTTTTGAGGGGTTTGATAGAAAAACTGGAAAGAAAAGGTGGAAAGCTACACGGGTTGATTTAATTTTTGGTTCAAATTCACAGTTGAGAGCGCAGGCTGAATTTTATGCTCAGGATGACAATAAAGAGAAGTTTGTAAAAGATTTTGTTGGAGCATGGAATAAGGTTATGAATCTTGACAGATTTGATGTTAAATGGAGATAG
- a CDS encoding 4Fe-4S binding protein: protein MNTKRLRQLIQAFFLILTAYGIYSYAMFVYYGKPRPDFMDGFCPISGVYDIIMQIRSGITDPFHPAAMAIMVAAIITTFLFGKAFCSFFCPVGTFQDILTFLRNKTPFAKDLDKIGEKIKNHKLYFLLDYPLRTVKFLLLGWIIYIILQIPPQMMAMMNQNINAAADIELFKFWIELFKGDRPLIASIIFGIVAFSFIIPRFWCKYLCPLGAFYGIFNLFSLTHLRRCPANCNNCNLCSKCIIGLKPHKSIEFNNTECTMCLECKEACNRNGIRLQILSREIPFFVYPILAVGVFMGVIFLFMEAGVWHSKLSMQNEAYLVLKQGFNVKWAKELLMQR, encoded by the coding sequence ATGAACACAAAAAGATTAAGACAGCTCATCCAAGCCTTTTTTCTCATCCTTACAGCCTACGGAATTTACAGTTATGCAATGTTTGTTTATTACGGTAAGCCTCGCCCCGACTTCATGGACGGATTCTGTCCCATTTCCGGTGTTTACGACATAATAATGCAAATCAGAAGCGGTATTACAGACCCTTTTCATCCAGCAGCCATGGCTATAATGGTTGCAGCAATTATTACAACATTTCTTTTCGGTAAAGCCTTCTGTAGTTTTTTCTGTCCGGTGGGAACTTTTCAGGATATTCTTACATTCTTGCGAAACAAAACTCCGTTTGCCAAAGACCTTGATAAAATAGGCGAAAAGATTAAAAACCATAAACTATATTTTCTTCTTGATTATCCATTAAGAACCGTAAAATTTCTACTCCTCGGATGGATTATTTACATAATCCTGCAAATACCTCCACAGATGATGGCAATGATGAATCAGAATATAAACGCGGCCGCAGACATTGAACTTTTTAAATTCTGGATAGAACTTTTTAAAGGAGATAGACCTCTTATAGCTTCTATAATTTTTGGTATAGTGGCATTTTCCTTCATAATTCCCAGATTTTGGTGTAAATATCTATGTCCCCTTGGAGCATTTTATGGAATATTTAACCTCTTTTCTTTAACCCATTTAAGAAGATGCCCTGCAAACTGCAATAACTGTAATCTCTGTTCAAAATGTATAATTGGGTTGAAACCCCATAAAAGTATAGAGTTTAACAATACTGAATGCACAATGTGCCTTGAGTGTAAAGAAGCGTGTAATAGAAACGGAATAAGACTTCAGATACTCAGTAGAGAAATCCCATTCTTTGTTTATCCAATTCTTGCAGTAGGTGTTTTTATGGGGGTAATATTCCTTTTTATGGAGGCTGGAGTATGGCACTCAAAGCTTTCAATGCAGAATGAAGCATATCTCGTGTTAAAGCAGGGATTTAATGTAAAGTGGGCAAAAGAACTATTGATGCAAAGATAG
- the lysS gene encoding lysine--tRNA ligase, with protein MAEKSIIEIRKEKAEKWKEEGFNPYAYRYETNTTIGKLIKKFGKTKTEEEREKEILPEEEFSIAGRIVSMRIMGKAAFFHIQDSTGKIQCYIRRDDVGAEFYNRVFKKLIDIGDIVGVKGKLFRTRTGELTIEVKELIPLTKSLRPLPEKWHGLKDVEKRYRQRYLDLIVNPEVREIFKTRSKLIQKIRDFLNSKGFIEVETPILQTVASGAAAKPFITHYNALDIDVYLRIAPELYLKRLIVGGLDRVYEIGRNFRNEGISTRHNPEFTMLEWYMAYADYYDLMEMTEELFEYLLDEIKGKGVRELEYQGQKLSFKRPWKRISFIGELSKRTGLTEEELLHDEEKVLEAARKFGVEKPEKLSHFKRVQELFEILVEPELVQPTFVIDFPKAISPLAKEKRDNPELVERFELFICGQEIANAYSELNNPEEQAKRFMQQLQEKAKGDDEAMAYDEDFVRALEYGMPPTAGEGIGIDRLTMLFTDKDSIREVLLFPQLKPEKKEENNE; from the coding sequence ATGGCAGAAAAGAGCATTATAGAGATAAGAAAAGAGAAAGCTGAAAAATGGAAAGAGGAGGGTTTTAATCCTTACGCTTACAGGTATGAAACAAATACTACCATAGGAAAATTGATAAAGAAGTTCGGAAAAACAAAAACCGAAGAGGAAAGGGAAAAGGAGATTTTACCGGAAGAAGAGTTTTCCATTGCCGGAAGAATAGTCTCCATGAGAATAATGGGGAAAGCTGCATTCTTCCACATACAGGACTCCACAGGAAAAATACAGTGCTACATCAGAAGAGACGATGTAGGAGCTGAGTTTTACAACAGAGTATTTAAAAAATTGATAGACATCGGAGATATAGTAGGAGTTAAAGGAAAACTGTTCAGAACAAGAACCGGAGAACTGACCATTGAAGTTAAAGAGCTAATTCCTCTAACAAAATCTTTAAGACCTTTACCGGAAAAATGGCACGGACTTAAAGATGTTGAAAAACGCTACAGACAGAGATACCTTGACCTTATCGTAAATCCTGAAGTAAGAGAGATATTTAAAACAAGGTCAAAATTGATTCAAAAGATACGAGATTTCCTTAACAGTAAAGGATTTATAGAAGTTGAAACACCTATACTCCAAACAGTAGCATCAGGAGCAGCAGCAAAGCCTTTTATCACACACTACAACGCTCTTGACATAGATGTTTACCTAAGAATTGCACCAGAGCTTTACCTTAAAAGACTTATAGTGGGTGGCCTTGACAGAGTGTATGAAATAGGAAGAAACTTTAGAAATGAAGGAATAAGTACACGGCACAATCCTGAATTTACCATGCTTGAATGGTATATGGCATACGCAGACTACTACGACCTTATGGAAATGACAGAAGAACTGTTTGAGTACCTTCTTGATGAAATAAAAGGGAAAGGTGTAAGAGAGCTTGAGTATCAGGGTCAAAAGCTATCCTTTAAAAGACCGTGGAAAAGAATCTCTTTTATTGGAGAACTTTCAAAGAGAACAGGCTTAACAGAAGAAGAGCTTTTACACGATGAAGAAAAGGTTCTTGAAGCAGCCAGAAAATTTGGTGTTGAAAAACCGGAAAAACTATCCCATTTCAAAAGAGTTCAGGAACTATTTGAAATTCTTGTGGAACCTGAACTTGTGCAGCCCACATTTGTTATAGACTTTCCAAAAGCCATCTCTCCCCTCGCCAAAGAGAAAAGGGACAATCCAGAGCTTGTAGAAAGATTTGAGCTGTTTATCTGCGGACAGGAGATAGCAAACGCTTACAGTGAGCTTAACAATCCTGAAGAACAGGCAAAGAGATTCATGCAGCAACTTCAGGAAAAAGCTAAGGGTGATGACGAAGCTATGGCTTATGACGAAGATTTTGTAAGAGCTCTTGAATACGGAATGCCTCCTACAGCAGGAGAAGGGATAGGAATAGACAGGCTAACAATGCTGTTTACAGATAAAGATTCTATCAGGGAAGTGCTTCTGTTCCCCCAATTAAAACCTGAAAAGAAAGAAGAAAATAATGAATAA
- a CDS encoding diacylglycerol kinase: MKRFLIRILKALRYAVEGLVAALKIDLHFRINFFLWLSLALLSLLLLQKNKLLIFTINYFVIIVELINTSIEKAVDTATVEWKLTAKYAKDIACAATLFAGGFAGVVDTIYLLPELLKLLK, translated from the coding sequence ATGAAAAGATTTTTAATCAGGATACTTAAAGCGTTAAGGTATGCAGTTGAAGGACTGGTTGCAGCTTTAAAAATAGACCTTCACTTTAGAATAAATTTTTTTCTGTGGTTATCTCTTGCACTTCTCTCACTACTCCTGCTTCAGAAAAACAAATTACTGATATTTACTATTAACTACTTTGTAATAATTGTAGAATTAATAAACACATCAATTGAAAAAGCCGTTGATACAGCTACAGTAGAATGGAAACTTACAGCAAAATATGCAAAAGATATCGCATGTGCGGCTACTCTGTTTGCCGGTGGATTTGCTGGAGTGGTTGATACTATTTATCTTCTTCCCGAACTTCTGAAATTACTCAAATAA
- the tyrS gene encoding tyrosine--tRNA ligase, translated as MTPEKQLEIIKRGTAEIIGEEELLEKLKKGKILKVKAGFDPTAPDLHLGHTVLLWKLRDFQELGHTVYFLIGDFTAMIGDPTGKSETRPPLSKEEILENAKTYAEQVFKILDKEKTVVVFNSEWLSKLSPVDLIKLASKYTVARMLEREDFAKRFKENRPIHIHEFLYPLLQGYDSVALEADVELGGTDQKFNLLVGRHLQKEYGKSQQACIMMPILEGLDGVQKMSKSLGNYIGIMEDPKEQFGKVMRISDQLMWRYYELVTRVPKEEIESMKHLVEEGKLHPMEVKKKLGEIIVKTFHGEEAAVEARKHFEKVFSKREIPEEIPEPKITIPENPVWLPRLLKEAGLVKSTSEGRRQIKGGGVRIDGKKITDENTKIDVLSKEIILQVGKRRFARIKPENVEVSS; from the coding sequence ATGACACCTGAAAAGCAACTTGAGATAATAAAAAGAGGCACAGCTGAAATAATCGGTGAAGAGGAACTTTTAGAAAAACTGAAAAAAGGCAAAATACTTAAAGTAAAAGCTGGGTTTGACCCGACAGCACCAGACCTTCACCTTGGCCATACTGTTCTTCTGTGGAAATTAAGAGATTTTCAGGAACTCGGGCATACAGTATATTTCCTTATAGGCGACTTTACAGCCATGATAGGTGACCCTACAGGAAAATCTGAAACACGGCCACCTCTTTCAAAAGAGGAGATTTTAGAAAACGCAAAAACCTATGCAGAGCAGGTTTTTAAAATTCTTGATAAAGAGAAAACTGTCGTCGTTTTTAACAGTGAATGGCTATCAAAACTATCCCCTGTTGACCTTATAAAACTTGCATCAAAATACACCGTTGCCAGAATGCTTGAAAGAGAGGATTTTGCTAAAAGATTTAAAGAAAACAGGCCGATACATATTCATGAGTTTTTATATCCTCTCCTTCAGGGATACGATTCTGTAGCTCTTGAGGCAGATGTTGAACTTGGAGGAACAGATCAGAAATTCAATCTTCTTGTGGGAAGACACCTTCAGAAAGAATACGGTAAAAGTCAGCAAGCATGCATAATGATGCCGATACTTGAAGGACTTGACGGTGTCCAAAAGATGAGTAAATCTCTTGGAAACTATATCGGAATAATGGAAGACCCTAAAGAACAGTTTGGAAAAGTGATGAGAATTTCAGACCAGCTTATGTGGCGATACTACGAACTTGTAACAAGAGTTCCAAAGGAAGAGATAGAAAGCATGAAACATCTTGTGGAAGAAGGCAAACTTCACCCGATGGAAGTTAAAAAGAAGCTCGGAGAGATTATAGTTAAAACCTTTCACGGTGAAGAAGCAGCAGTAGAAGCAAGAAAGCATTTTGAGAAAGTGTTTTCAAAAAGGGAAATCCCGGAAGAGATACCAGAACCCAAAATAACAATACCTGAAAACCCCGTGTGGCTACCACGTCTTCTAAAAGAAGCTGGACTTGTAAAAAGCACTTCAGAAGGAAGAAGACAGATTAAAGGTGGTGGCGTGAGAATTGATGGCAAAAAAATTACCGATGAAAATACAAAAATAGATGTTCTTTCAAAAGAAATTATTCTGCAGGTTGGAAAAAGAAGATTTGCAAGAATAAAACCTGAAAACGTGGAAGTTTCCTCTTAA
- a CDS encoding ABC transporter permease, whose amino-acid sequence MNKLTKWFSIKGIKPRRGEGFLSFVFLIAILGVVVGVAALIIVNSVMTGFQSAIKDRLLSSNADIIVMDAGIEKSNLKEAEKKILKLPHVKGAELFSYTPVMVSAGENAFSSGNLRGCVPDREPKVTNIPRHLVAGSWDIFKKEKNGVVIGETLANTVGVTVGDRITLISPLGIKTPFGYIPRTGKFTVTGIFNVGMYQFDSALILAHIDTVEEVFGVKPAGIMVKLDSPDNVKLAEKEIRKAVGDSFIVNDWISMNKSLFSALKLEKLAMFLILTLIVIVASFNISSLLMMNVNHKSKDIAILKTLGAKDRFILKVFMTQGFLIGVIGTIIGEIIGIGISFLGEKYKLIALPPDVYYIDHLPFKLQLSDCIIAGVAAILISVLATIYPARKAAKTDPIKVLRAGEN is encoded by the coding sequence ATGAATAAACTTACAAAATGGTTTTCAATTAAAGGGATAAAGCCAAGGAGAGGGGAAGGTTTCCTCTCCTTTGTCTTCCTTATAGCAATTCTTGGTGTTGTCGTTGGAGTTGCAGCTTTAATAATTGTAAATTCTGTAATGACAGGGTTTCAAAGTGCTATAAAAGATAGGTTGCTCTCAAGTAATGCTGATATTATAGTGATGGATGCAGGAATAGAGAAAAGCAATCTTAAAGAAGCTGAGAAAAAAATATTGAAACTTCCACATGTAAAAGGTGCTGAACTTTTCAGCTATACTCCTGTGATGGTTTCTGCTGGAGAGAATGCCTTTTCTAGCGGAAATTTGAGAGGATGTGTTCCTGACAGGGAACCCAAAGTTACAAATATCCCGCGCCACTTAGTTGCCGGTAGTTGGGATATTTTCAAAAAGGAAAAAAATGGCGTTGTAATTGGAGAAACTCTTGCAAATACTGTAGGAGTGACCGTAGGAGATAGAATTACCCTTATTTCTCCATTGGGAATAAAAACTCCTTTTGGATACATCCCCAGAACCGGCAAATTCACAGTGACAGGGATTTTTAATGTTGGAATGTATCAGTTTGATTCCGCCCTTATCCTGGCTCATATTGACACCGTAGAGGAAGTTTTTGGCGTCAAACCAGCAGGAATAATGGTAAAACTTGACAGCCCAGATAACGTTAAACTGGCTGAAAAAGAAATAAGAAAGGCAGTTGGAGACAGCTTTATCGTAAACGACTGGATATCCATGAATAAAAGTCTATTTTCCGCTTTAAAACTTGAAAAATTGGCAATGTTTCTAATACTTACGTTAATAGTTATCGTGGCATCTTTTAATATCTCAAGCCTTTTAATGATGAATGTAAACCACAAGAGTAAAGATATAGCCATTCTCAAAACTTTAGGAGCAAAAGATAGATTCATACTTAAAGTGTTCATGACACAGGGCTTTCTCATAGGTGTAATAGGCACGATAATAGGAGAAATAATAGGAATAGGAATATCTTTTCTGGGAGAAAAATATAAACTTATAGCCCTACCTCCCGATGTTTACTACATAGACCATCTACCTTTTAAACTTCAGCTTTCTGACTGTATAATTGCGGGAGTGGCAGCCATTTTAATAAGCGTTCTGGCAACAATTTATCCTGCAAGAAAAGCCGCTAAAACAGACCCGATTAAAGTTCTTAGAGCAGGTGAAAATTGA
- a CDS encoding DUF4282 domain-containing protein, whose product MELGEKKEGFIDALFDFSFSKFITPKIAGVWLIVAYLFESLIALGALLSSLNAGGTAFVSTLILVALILPVALIGTRITIEGMVSLVKIAEESVRIRELLENKARGESEEEEERG is encoded by the coding sequence ATGGAATTGGGAGAAAAAAAGGAAGGTTTTATTGATGCACTTTTTGACTTTTCCTTTTCGAAGTTTATAACTCCGAAAATAGCTGGAGTATGGCTTATTGTTGCTTATCTGTTTGAATCACTCATAGCACTTGGAGCTCTGCTTTCCTCTTTAAATGCGGGAGGAACTGCCTTCGTTTCCACTTTGATACTCGTTGCTTTAATCTTACCTGTTGCTCTTATAGGAACAAGAATTACCATTGAGGGAATGGTATCTCTTGTAAAGATTGCAGAAGAGAGTGTGAGGATAAGAGAGTTGCTTGAGAATAAAGCGAGAGGAGAATCAGAAGAAGAAGAAGAAAGGGGATAA